A window of the Bacteroidota bacterium genome harbors these coding sequences:
- the rlmD gene encoding 23S rRNA (uracil(1939)-C(5))-methyltransferase RlmD — MGRRRDKNKILENITLTDAGAKGKAVGHAEDGRVVFVTGAIPGDVIDARVTKKRKAYYEATPVKIHSYSDKRTEAKCEHFGTCGGCKWQNMDYKYQLEFKQNEVVNNLTRIGHIELPEVTPISGSKEQYFYRNKMEFSFSDTRWMTLEEIQGGEDIQDRNACGFHIPGRWDKILDVKNCYLQEDPSNEIRLETKKYAEENNYEFFNPYQQTGFLRTMMVRTSSTGDIMVVIQFAKEDVEKREAILNHLIEKFPNITSLMYTINSKGNDSMYDLDIIAYKGEDHIFEEMEGLRFKIGPKSFYQTNSKQAYELYKIARDFAGLKGDELVYDLYTGTGTIAQFVAKKAKKVIGVEAVPDAITDAKLNAQINGIDNTVFYAGDMKDVFNDEFIKENGRPDIIITDPPRDGMHKNVVKKILEISAPKIVYVSCNSATQARDLAMMDEMYKVTKIQPVDMFPQTHHVENVVLLEKR; from the coding sequence ATGGGAAGAAGAAGAGATAAAAACAAGATACTGGAAAATATAACATTAACCGATGCAGGCGCCAAAGGAAAAGCTGTCGGGCATGCCGAAGACGGTCGCGTGGTTTTTGTAACCGGTGCTATTCCGGGAGATGTTATCGATGCCAGAGTAACAAAAAAACGTAAAGCGTATTACGAGGCTACTCCCGTGAAAATTCACAGCTATTCCGACAAACGCACAGAAGCAAAATGCGAACATTTCGGTACTTGTGGTGGTTGTAAATGGCAAAATATGGATTATAAGTATCAACTTGAATTCAAACAGAATGAAGTTGTAAATAATTTAACCAGAATTGGCCATATAGAATTGCCTGAAGTAACTCCGATATCAGGTTCAAAAGAACAATATTTCTACCGAAACAAAATGGAATTCTCTTTCTCCGATACACGATGGATGACTCTTGAAGAAATTCAAGGAGGAGAAGATATTCAGGATCGTAACGCGTGTGGTTTTCATATTCCGGGACGTTGGGATAAAATTCTCGACGTGAAAAACTGTTACCTTCAGGAAGATCCTTCAAACGAAATAAGACTGGAGACTAAAAAATATGCCGAAGAAAATAATTATGAATTCTTTAACCCATATCAACAAACGGGCTTCTTAAGAACAATGATGGTTAGAACTTCTTCTACTGGCGACATTATGGTTGTAATACAGTTTGCAAAGGAAGATGTAGAAAAAAGAGAAGCCATACTTAATCATTTGATCGAAAAATTCCCAAACATCACTTCGTTAATGTATACAATCAATTCGAAAGGAAATGATTCAATGTACGACCTTGATATAATAGCTTACAAAGGTGAAGACCATATTTTTGAGGAAATGGAAGGATTGAGATTCAAGATCGGTCCAAAATCATTCTATCAAACCAATTCGAAACAGGCCTATGAATTATATAAAATAGCAAGAGACTTTGCCGGTTTAAAAGGAGATGAACTTGTTTATGATTTATATACCGGAACAGGTACTATTGCCCAGTTTGTTGCAAAAAAAGCAAAAAAGGTAATCGGTGTTGAAGCTGTACCTGATGCCATAACCGATGCAAAACTCAATGCACAAATTAATGGTATCGACAATACAGTTTTTTATGCCGGTGATATGAAGGATGTATTCAATGACGAATTTATAAAGGAGAATGGAAGACCTGACATCATCATTACTGACCCGCCGAGAGATGGAATGCATAAAAATGTAGTAAAGAAAATTTTAGAGATATCAGCTCCTAAAATAGTTTATGTAAGTTGTAATTCTGCCACACAGGCACGTGATTTGGCAATGATGGATGAAATGTACAAGGTTACAAAAATACAGCCGGTTGACATGTTCCCACAAACTCATCATGTAGAAAATGTTGTTTTATTAGAGAAGAGATAA
- a CDS encoding DUF6452 family protein, with protein MIGFTSYNNLENEEIVSPPSGLLIYGYKDGKDMLGNPESEEYPEYIYPDMRQANENKLIPLIFDVNKDNLTYIFEFVTDEETKIHDTISLSYKRKQIFINQNCGYKSTFYEVKIESFTKNAIEEATLLTQTIEYDTEKHINILLK; from the coding sequence ATGATCGGATTTACTTCGTACAATAACCTTGAAAATGAAGAAATTGTTTCTCCACCTTCAGGACTGTTAATATATGGTTACAAAGACGGGAAAGATATGCTTGGCAACCCCGAAAGCGAAGAATACCCTGAATACATATATCCTGATATGCGTCAGGCAAATGAAAATAAGTTAATTCCGTTAATTTTTGATGTAAACAAAGACAACCTGACTTATATTTTTGAATTTGTAACAGATGAAGAAACAAAAATTCACGATACAATAAGTCTGAGCTACAAGAGAAAACAAATCTTTATTAACCAAAATTGCGGATATAAGTCAACTTTTTACGAAGTGAAAATTGAAAGTTTTACTAAGAATGCAATAGAAGAAGCTACTTTACTTACTCAAACAATTGAATATGATACAGAAAAACATATCAATATCCTTCTTAAATAA